One stretch of Diorhabda carinulata isolate Delta chromosome 5, icDioCari1.1, whole genome shotgun sequence DNA includes these proteins:
- the LOC130893621 gene encoding nuclear envelope phosphatase-regulatory subunit 1-like isoform X2 — protein MSLEQTACEDLKAFERRLTEVIACLHPSTTRWRIVLLGVSLCVATGASQWIFDPETRIVSLSQSLTNHPFFILSTIVLIVILLLGVHKRVIAASIITSRTREVLGDFNMSCDDSGKLILRPRPTNIT, from the exons ATGTCTTTAGAACAAACAGCATGTGAAG ATTTGAAGGCTTTCGAAAGACGTCTGACTGAAGTAATAGCTTGTTTACATCCTTCTACAACGAGATGGAGAA TTGTACTTCTTGGCGTTTCCCTGTGCGTTGCAACGGGGGCTAGTCAATGGATATTTGATCCAGAAACTCGGATAGTCTCTTTATCACAATCTTTAACTAATCATCCATTTTTCATTCTGTCTACAATAGTTTTAA TTGTGATATTGTTACTTGGAGTACATAAAAGAGTAATTGCAGCTTCAATAATTACCTCAAGGACACGAGAAGTTTTAGGAGATTTCAATATGTCTTGTGACGACAGTGGTAAACTAATTCTGAGACCTAGACCAACCAATATTACATGA
- the LOC130893621 gene encoding nuclear envelope phosphatase-regulatory subunit 1-like isoform X1: MSLEQTACEDVVADLKAFERRLTEVIACLHPSTTRWRIVLLGVSLCVATGASQWIFDPETRIVSLSQSLTNHPFFILSTIVLIVILLLGVHKRVIAASIITSRTREVLGDFNMSCDDSGKLILRPRPTNIT; encoded by the exons ATGTCTTTAGAACAAACAGCATGTGAAG ATGTTGTTGCAGATTTGAAGGCTTTCGAAAGACGTCTGACTGAAGTAATAGCTTGTTTACATCCTTCTACAACGAGATGGAGAA TTGTACTTCTTGGCGTTTCCCTGTGCGTTGCAACGGGGGCTAGTCAATGGATATTTGATCCAGAAACTCGGATAGTCTCTTTATCACAATCTTTAACTAATCATCCATTTTTCATTCTGTCTACAATAGTTTTAA TTGTGATATTGTTACTTGGAGTACATAAAAGAGTAATTGCAGCTTCAATAATTACCTCAAGGACACGAGAAGTTTTAGGAGATTTCAATATGTCTTGTGACGACAGTGGTAAACTAATTCTGAGACCTAGACCAACCAATATTACATGA
- the LOC130893619 gene encoding 39S ribosomal protein L54, mitochondrial has translation MSYSAYCILNIRKCIITKFSLSFPKNGYAKKDSGSISMIGGTLKKKKLSKLGPITEKKLLPVEEDPNKLVSYVCGTNIYKTGEDVILKENSEYPDWLWSIRLGPPPTLEELDPDSKEYWRKIRKMGMRRNNQMAKFKKL, from the exons ATGAGTTATAGTGCTTATTGTATATTAAATATCAGAAAATgcataataacaaaattttctctttcttttccaaaaaatggTTACGCAAAAAAAGATTCCGGTA GTATAAGTATGATAGGAGGAAccttaaagaaaaagaaattaagtAAATTGGGACCTATCACAGAGAAAAAACTATTACCAGTTGAAGAAGATCCCAATAAATTGGTTTCATATGTTTGTGgtactaatatttacaaaactggAGAAGatgtaattttaaaagaaaattctgAGTATCCAGATTGGTTATGGAGCATAAGGTTAGGCCCTCCCCCCACATTAGAAGAATTGGATCCAGATTCAAAGGAGTATTggagaaaaataagaaaaatgggTATGAGAAGAAATAACCAAATggcaaaattcaaaaaactataa